The Cynocephalus volans isolate mCynVol1 chromosome 5, mCynVol1.pri, whole genome shotgun sequence genomic sequence GCACTTTGTACCCTTAGTGACCCTGAAGGACAGTGGGCCTGGTGAGAAAACAGCATCAGTTCACATTTGTAACTTCTGTTAGATACTGGAACACTGGGGTTTGCTCTTTTGCTTCTTATTGAAATAGTCCTatttaagtatattatttttatctaagTATATTATTCTGTCGTTTGCTTGGTTAGTAACAGTAATGCAATAGCAGTAATCATGATACCCCCATATCTGTTTGTGTATGTCTTGGGAAGTACTTTCAGCATGTTAATTGCAAGTagaagatatatgtatatatattactaCTATTACTGTTATGAATACGTGATAAATTAAGGCACACAGAGCCCttaatacagtgcctggcatggagcagGCTAATGTTCGTCAGGTTAGCTAATATTGTAATAGCTTCATGTGGAATAGGCACCATGCTAAGTACTTTAAGTAcgttatttcattttatcctcatagCATCGCTGTGAGATGTAGGCATTGGtagtcttattttacagatgaggcagttgaagctcagagaggttaaataacctgCCTGATGTCACACAGCTTGATAGTGACAGAACCAGGGTTTGAACTCAGGTCAGTCTGATTCTAAAACATGGAAATTTAACCAGTAACATCAGCCTCCAGGCTGGTTAACATTCTGTGAGCTTCCCGGAAACACAATGCATTTTATATTACAGTTTAGCTCATTTTGTTTTCCCATTTGGGTTTAATTGTGGCTAgataatacatttctattttttaaagtatatcctTTCTAcgttttcaaaatttaattattatatatattatcttacaTATAACTTCATTTAGTAgaataatattttgctttttgttatttttttccctcagaaatCCGAGCTGTTCCACTTGTTAACAGAGACCGAGGAAGATTTGAAGACTTAAAAGTTCACTTTTTGACAGATCCAGAAAATGATATGAAGGAAAAGCTCTTAAAAGAGTACTTGATGGTGATAGAAATCCCAGTCCAAGGCTGGGACCATGGCACAACTCATCTGATTAATGCTGCAAAGTAAGCcgtttatttttagctctgttCTTTGTCATCTGTAACTGTTTTGACATTAGCCACATAAGCTGCTGCCACCCCAGAGCTCAACAATAAAGTTATTTGCAGCCAGTTTCCTCCAATGTGAAACAAATTCAGAGCCATTTGCGTGAGTTAAAGAGGATCATTTAGGCAATACTAACTTTGTTTTCAAATGGAAACCAGTAATTTATCCATAATGATTTTCTTGGATATCCGAAGGCTGAGAGTCAAAATTATGGGTTTTGAAAGTGCATTTACATCAAGGatggtttttttaattaattaattttttttttttttttttacttgctctAGTACATACTAAAAAGATTAGCAAGTGAAAATTCTTGATGACAAAagcctttttttctcttggcttctTGGTAAGGACAAACACATCAGACAGAGACTAGGTTTTAGAATGCATATGACAGTTCATGATTTTGCCCCAGGGAAATGGGAGGACAACCCCAGAGTACACACTGTACAGGTATCCAATCTGTAAACACTGGCTTTATGTTAAATGGAGGCTAGTTTCTGAGAACACGAAATGCATAAGAGATGGCTGTAAGGACGTAAGAGAATCAGTTTCTCAAAATGGAGATTAGCAAATTACAGAGGATCCAAAAGGAAATAGTACCTCTGGATGTTACTCAGGGCAGTTTACTGTGATGGAGACCAGACACAAGCTCAAAATTAATAACAGCAAAATACACTTACAAAGTAGTTTGTACTGTAAAGTAGACTAGTCCCAGATGAGTAGTCTGAGTAATGTTTTACTAGAAATTTGATCTCTAAGAAGTTAGAAAGTGAGAGTGACATTTTAAAGGAGCAATAGAGTTGTAAGAGGTAGAGTCATCTCCAGAGTACCTTTTCTTTAGAATTGCCTGTAATTTGGGGTGGAACAAGACTGGCTAAATGagattgtgattttaaaaacaatgaaatcttCTAACTTACGTCATATTTGACTCTAGAACATGTTAGAATACGTACTGGACCACGTTATGTTGGAAGTGCAAGCCCTTTATCATAGGCCTGCATTTCAGTGAGTGGTTATAAAGTCATTGCCGTAATCTACATTCTGAAAGTTTGTTCTCTGAGCTTATGACATAAAATCTTGGATATGATTTTGTGTAGTCTTACAGTTTTCCTTTTGGTCTTTAGGTTGGATGAAGCTAACTTACCAAAAGAAATAAACCTGGTAGATGATTATTTTGAACTTGTTCAGCACGAGTACAAGAAATGGCAGGAAAACAATgagcaggagaggagagaaatgcGTGCTCAGAATCCTTTGGAACCTTCCATGCCCCAGCTTTCTCTCATGGATGTAAAATGTGAAACGCCCAACTGTCCTTTCTTCATGTCCATCAACACCCAACCTTTATGCCATGAATGCTCAGAAAGACGGCAAAAGAATCAAAACAAACCCCCAAAGCTGAACTCCAGGCCAGGCCCTGAGGGGCTCCCTGGCATGGCGCTGGGGACCTCACGGGGAGACTTGGCCTGGAACCCTGAGGAGCCAGCCGGGGGGCCTCATTCGGCCCCACCAACAGCACCCAGCCTTTTCCTGTTCAGTGAGACCACCGCTATGAAGTGCAGGAGCCCTGGCTGCCCTTTCACGCTGAACGTGCAGCACAATGGATTTTGTGAGCGTTGCCACAATGCCCGGCAACTGAATGGCAGCCACACCGCAGACAACACGAGGCATTTAGACCCCGGTAAGTGCCAAGCCTGCCTCCGGGATGTCACCCGGACGTTTAATGGGATCTGCAGTACTTGCTTCAAAAGGACTACAGCAGAGCCCTCCTCCAACCTCAGTTCCAGCATCCCTGCCTCCTGTCATCAGCGGTCCAAGTCGGACCCCTCACACCTCAGCCGGAGTCTGTCCCCACACTCTTGCCACAGAGCCGGAAACGATGCCTCCTCTGGCTGCCTCTCTCAAGCCACACGGACTCCAGGGGACAGGACAGGGACAAGCAAGTGCAGAAAAGCTGGCTGCATGTACTTTGGGACTCCAGAAAACAAGGGCTTTTGCACGCTGTGTTTCATCGAGTACAGAGAAAACAAACGTGAGTGACATGATTGATTTCCTAGTGCAGCAGCTACTGTCCTTTATTCCTGGACTTTAAGAAGAGGAGTCCATGTGGGTAGTCAGGTAGAAGGGTGGAACCCTATGCTTTTCCACTGACTTGTACACGGGGACAGTCCTGGTGGTCTTTCCAGCCACACCTGCAGACAAAAGGCAAACTGATCTTAGGTCTCACATTCCCAAAACCGAAAAGTGCCCTATAGATAGAGTTCATGGAATTTGTTTTCATGAGGCCATTCGGTGTTTGGCATTTATGAGAATTAGACTTCTTTTGCAAACTTGACATAATAGGGAAATCTCAAAATCTGAAGAGTAGTAGTTGGAGAGAGGGAAATGTCCACTGTAAGACATTATTAGAAAACATTTGTGGTTTTGGAAATCTTGAAATTTGAAAGAAGGATGAGCAGTTAATGTCTGCTGTTTGTCCTGTTACTGTGACTGATCAGTGCTCCGTGTTCAAAGGGAGACATTTGTAAAGCCAAAGATGTTTCAATAAtagtatttttggttttatttttttttcaaaatttataaaacgCTGGTCTCATCTGTAGTTGAGGCTGGCCTAATCTGTATTTGGAATTCGTTTATTTCTCTCATGTCAGTGTCTCTGCATCTGCGTGGTGACCGTATGTAGTACTGATTAGCATCAACTCTCTTGCAGATTTTGTCACTGCCTCAGGGAAAGCCAGTCCCACTGCCTCCAGGTTCCAGAACACCGTTACATGCCTGGGAAGGGAGTGTGGTACCCTTGGAAGCACCATGTTTGAAGGATACTGTCAGAAGTGTTTCATTGAGGCTCAGAACCAGAGACTTCATGAAGCCAAAAGGACTGAAGAGCAACTGGTGAGACATTTTGAGGAAGTCCCCCCTCCCAGGGTCAGGTCCTCCTTGCTGGAGCCATTTCTTACAACTGTGCCAGCAGGCTTTCCTCCCTGTTGGGTTGTGTCGCCTCATGATACAGGATTGTTAAAGAAATCTGCTGGAAGAACCTGGGGAAAAAGTCCACGTCACATGGCTTCCCAGGTTGGAAGTACTACTATTGATTTTCATGGCCTAACTATACTttagaattcattttaaaaagcaaataaaatcagCCATAGAATAAAACCTCCTCAAGACTCCAAAAAGCCAGATGATGATGAGAGGCTTTGATTTATAGCAAAAGCACAGACACCCAAAAGCAGACCTTCTTAAATAATCCTCCATCATGAGGAGAGAGAGGGTAGAGCCTCCCAGGTTGCCTCCACTTGATGGCATAGAAAAGCAAACTGGGTCTGATAGATGCTTCTCCAGTAGTTTATAGAACAATATTGAAGCTATCTAAAAAAGCGCAGCTGGTTACTAATCCCAACAGAACCAAGCTGGCCAAGTTTGCAGACCTCCATGTTGGGATTGGGGGTTCCTCTCAGTCTCCCTGGGGCCAGATTCCTTGAAAGGGAACATCTGGGAGAGCTCTGGCTCACAGATGACACGTGCACTATTATTCTCTTGCTCAGGCAAGGAAAACTTTTTGTAGAATCCAGTCAAATGAGCTCTCACTGTGCCCTTTCTGAGAAACGTGAGCAATGAGTTCTCTGTTCTTCCCACTCAGAGACTGAGCCAGCGCAGAAACGTGCCTCGTACTGCACAGAGTGCCTCAAGGCCCAAGTGTGCCCGGGCCTCCTGCAAGAACATCCTGGCCTGTCGCAGCGAGGAACTCTGCATGGAGTGCCAGCACCTTGGCCAGCGAGTGGGCCCGGGGATCCACCGGGGAGAGCCTGCTGCAGAAGAGTCCGCAAAACAGCGCTGCCGGGCCCCTGCCTGTGATCACTTCGGCAACACCAAGTGCAATGGCTACTGCAACGAGTGCTTTCAGTTCAAGCAGATGTATGGCTAATGGAAGACAGGTGGTCCAGCCCCACAAGGGGGGCCATGAGCTGCCAGCCAACCAACATGGTGCTATGCTCTAAACCCTTGATGCTGCTGGAGGGCAGTCCCTGCAACAGTGGGCTCCAGCGTGTCTGAGCAGGGGAGGAAAGACAAGCTCTTCGTGGTGCCTGTGATGCCTGAATTTGGTAACTGGGGAATGTTCCCAGGTGTCCTTAGAGCAAAGCTTGTGACCTGCAGTGGATGATGTGAGATTCAGCCggggctcctcctcctcctctccaagCAGAAGGTTGGGAGCCTCTTTGGACTTGGACCATGTGCTAGGGCTGGCTGTAGCCCCTGTACCCTGCTCGCCAGGACTGCTCCGCATcttaagagaaaagggaagagacaGTCAGGTGGGGTGGGCAACCCACAGCCATGTATTCCACCTGCCCCCCATCAGCATTTCTCAGAAATGTGACGCTGAATCCCATGGCACAGGGGCCTCTGCATGAGGCTCAAGGAAGCTCAGGGAAAAGGGACAATCTTCAGAGAGTGTCAGTAGTTAGTGGTTTTTCCCTACTTACCTAGTTCCTTTCCTATGGATGCAGCAGAAAAGCAGGGTTATACATGACTGTGATTCTGAGGCTGCTGAGACTGAACAGGTTcacattgaaaagaaaacaagctgCTCTTTAtaatatgcacattttaaaaatcggAATTTTTTAGTGGGAAGACATGtaattcttttggttatcattGTCTTCACTTCTAAAAAGGTTCACTTGAACCAAGGTGTGTgtaaaaatgtgtacatatataatataccCTTATATTATGTATGAGGGACTTTTTATTATGTAATAATGCTGCAAGGTGTATTGGTTGTTGTTAGGGGTACCACCAAGTTGCATGAACTCAACCAACTGCCTTTTTAAAGGGAACTTTACAGTTTCCTGTGAgattcactttatttattttatcatgaacTTCAAGGTTATTTAAacgaaaatgtttttttctgatcTGATGGAAATGTTGCAATGTCTCTTTGAGATAATATTTGCTTCAGGTCATGTTATGGAGCCAGGCAAGCTCCTGCCCACACTGGCCAAGTTCGCCTCTTCAATACGCTTTGCTTGCCTCCCTAGGAAAGAAGGAATTGTATCGAGAGCAAATTTATTAAAATCTGACGCTGCTTCTTAGGAAACTCCAGCCATACAATAAGAAACAGCTCTCTGTTCTATAGGTGCCTCTGAGTATTCTACCTCCTCGGAGATAAGATagggaaggagaggagacaaCATTGGGGATGGTCACAGGGAAAGATGTGGCCTTCCATGATGGTTTTATTTGCTGTGTTAACGATGCACCCAGTGATGCCCCAGTGTTGCGACACCAAAACCCAGTAACCAGGAATATGATGAAGTTTCCTTCTGTCATTGGCCTGCCGTTTCTCTGTGTGCTTTGTGTCACTCTCATACTtgcttcagagaaaaagaggagaaatacaATTTTTCCTGAGGTAAAGTCTGCCATTTTGGGGGTCTGGACTTACGACCTGAAAATATTTGCGATCCCTAACTATATAACCTTTCCTCTTATCTGACATGTTTTCCACTTGGCACTCTTTTTCTCAGACATAAAACTTCATAGTTTCTTTCTAAAGATGTTAAATAAACTTCAGTGTTTTCATCTAGTTGTTTTAAAgttaatatcttaatattttgttatcaatattttcattcttaatgtgaaaaaaaatgtaattatttatactTATTATAGAAAGTATTTGAAATTTGCACATTTAGTTGTCCCTGATAGAATGCTGTTTGgatttcttcaagttttcctaAATAATTGTAACTTTTCACAGGGgtattacaaaataaattatttaagaacaaattttgatgttttctatTGATGAATGCAGAAAGAAAAGATAGGCTCAAATATTAAGACCATGTTTCCCAAACAACTTTATTTTGATGTACACTTGGGCAATGGATACATCCCTTACCTGTGTATAGTAaggtagcttttaaaaataataactgcatGAGGGTAGAGTGTATACTGAAGCACAGGCCTCAGGTTTAATGAGGGCACTGAGATGGGAGTGGGAAAGCCTGCCGTGCCTGCTTCAATGGGATGCCAAGTCCCTGTGCTCCTCCGAAAGTTCCTGCTCGAAGCCTTTATAAAGTTGTAAAAGACAAATGAAGAAGgaggatgagagagagacaggaaagaaagagagagagggatgaAGGAACACTGATTTAAGATTTCCTAAGTCAGATGCATCAGGAGAGGTGGCACCACCAGAACTGGGAGGTCATAAAATGACGCTTTTTTCCACCTGCCAGCCTCtatcccctcctcccctccaatGCAAATGTATCCACAGAGGATTGATTTAGGAGGATCTCCTAgatcttttttgggtttttttaagctctccaggtgattttgatgatAAGCCAGATTTTAGagctacactttttaaaaatcacaattttttttaatttgtaaaaaatcttaacattccaaaaaggagaaaatatcatAATGAATCCCCATATATCCATCAACTAGTTTCACCAATTATCAATGTTCTACTGAATTGTTTCATGTatcacccccccttttttttatttgctgGACTATTTGAAAGCAAATCCCAAATATTGTGTCCTCGCAACCACAAATACTTTAGTGTGCATCTCTAATTGATAAGAATGTGTTCTTTTTCCATAGTCACCATGACTACACCtagctaaattattttattctttaatataaTCGTCCAAATCCCTAGTATGTATTCTAATTTCTCAGATTGTCCACTATGCGAGACAAAGTCCTACTGCTTTTGATCATTAATGTTTCTTAAGGCTCTTTTAGTCTGTAagattctcttttaatttttcatggTATTAATTTGTTAGAGCAATTGAGTCGTTTGTTCTGTAGACTatcccacattctggatttggctGGTTGCTTCCTTGTGGTGTCATTTGGCTTGTTTCTCCGTATTTCTTAGATTCTGGTTCAAGAGGCAGGAATCGTTTGCAGTGGTGCTGTGTGTTCCATGGAATTCCATCCTGTGTGAGCCATGAGTGCTTGCCCAGAGGAATCAGAAAGTCCCAAAATGGACCTCCTCCCTTTTTCTCCATCTCCCTCCATCTCTCAGCCAGCCTTAAAATTACAATTCTTCAATCAGCGTAATGAACAGAAGCATTTGACCATAAGTCATCAACATTTCCAAAATAGGAAGTGACTTACAATTAGCAAATTATCTCTGACTCAGAAGTATGGCACATAGACAGGGAAACAGAGCAGGTTTAGAGGCCATCGAGGGAGCCGGTCACAGCAGGACTACAATTTGCAGCTGTAGATGGACCTCTGGGGCTGGGAACCCTGTAAAGTATGTGTACACGGTGTGAACACTGTTATTATGGCCCATAACTCTCCTCACTCTCAAAGAAATTGATGACTTCCCAAAAGCCAAAGAGCCTAGGGATTTGAGGGCAGAAAAA encodes the following:
- the TNFAIP3 gene encoding tumor necrosis factor alpha-induced protein 3, with protein sequence MAEQLLPQALYLSNMRKAVKIRERTPEDIFKPTNGIIHHFKTMHRYTLEMFRTCQFCPQFREIIHKALIDRNIQASLESQKKLNWCREVRKLVALKTNGDGNCLMHAASQYMWGVQDTDLVLRKALFSTLKETDTRNFKFRWQLESLKSQEFVETGLCYDTRNWNDEWDNLIKMASTDTPAAQSGLQYHSLEEIHIFVLCNILRRPIIIISDKMLRSLESGSNFAPLKVGGIYLPLHWPAQECYRFPIVLGYDSQHFVPLVTLKDSGPEIRAVPLVNRDRGRFEDLKVHFLTDPENDMKEKLLKEYLMVIEIPVQGWDHGTTHLINAAKLDEANLPKEINLVDDYFELVQHEYKKWQENNEQERREMRAQNPLEPSMPQLSLMDVKCETPNCPFFMSINTQPLCHECSERRQKNQNKPPKLNSRPGPEGLPGMALGTSRGDLAWNPEEPAGGPHSAPPTAPSLFLFSETTAMKCRSPGCPFTLNVQHNGFCERCHNARQLNGSHTADNTRHLDPGKCQACLRDVTRTFNGICSTCFKRTTAEPSSNLSSSIPASCHQRSKSDPSHLSRSLSPHSCHRAGNDASSGCLSQATRTPGDRTGTSKCRKAGCMYFGTPENKGFCTLCFIEYRENKHFVTASGKASPTASRFQNTVTCLGRECGTLGSTMFEGYCQKCFIEAQNQRLHEAKRTEEQLRLSQRRNVPRTAQSASRPKCARASCKNILACRSEELCMECQHLGQRVGPGIHRGEPAAEESAKQRCRAPACDHFGNTKCNGYCNECFQFKQMYG